CGATGACATCATGCTCCAGCAGCAATGACTGTTCGTGGTAAATATCGATAAAGAAATCGGGATAGTGCGCGTAGAGATCGTGCACGGTCACATTTGCAAGCTGCAGAGCCGGTTGGAGCAAAACCCGGTTAGCCACCGAGTCCTGGGATTCCGGATGGGCATACAGCAGCAAAACTTTCGGCGGCTGCGACATCATTACCCTCCAGGGCGTCGTCATAGTCATTATTTTGGGCTACCATGCAGCCCGACCTGTTGCCCAGGCGACATGTTAACGAATTACAATGACAATTTAACATACTCTGAACATACGGCGCTTTATGATTGTTTTCTCCTCGTTACAAATTCGTCGCGGCACCCGCGTTCTGCTGGATAACGCCACCGCCACCATCAACCCCGGGCAAAAAGTCGGCCTGGTGGGTAAAAACGGCTGTGGAAAATCCACGCTGCTGGCGTTGCTGAAAAACGAGATAAGCGCCGACGGCGGAAGCGCAAGCTTCCCCGGCAACTGGCAGCTTGCCTGGGTAAATCAGGAAACCCCCGCCCTTGCTATGCCGGCGATAGAGTATGTCATCGACGGTGACCGCGAATTTCGCAAGCTGGAAGCCGAACTCAACGCGGCAAATGAACGCAACGACGGCCATGCCATTGCGCTGGTGCACGGCAAGCTGGACGCGGTAGATGCCTGGACCATTCGCTCCCGCGCGTCCAGCCTGCTCCACGGCCTGGGTTTCAGCAATGAACAGCTGGAACACCCGGTCAGCGATTTTTCCGGCGGCTGGCGCATGCGCCTTAACCTTGCTCAGGCGCTGATTTGTCGCTCAGATCTGCTACTGCTTGATGAACCGACCAACCACCTCGATTTGGACGCGGTGATCTGGCTGGAACGCTGGCTGAAAAGCTACCAGGGCACTTTGATTCTTATCTCTCACGACCGGGACTTCCTCGATCCGGTGGTCGATAAAATTATTCATATCGAACAGGAAAATATGTTCGAGTACACCGGCAACTATTCCTCGTTTGAGATCCAGCGCGCGACTCGCCTGTCTCAGCAACAGTCGATGTACGAAAGCCAGCAGCAAAAAGTGGCCCACCTGCAAAGCTTTATCGATCGCTTTAAAGCGAAAGCCTCCAAAGCCAAGCAGGCACAAAGCCGCGTGAAAATGCTGGAGCGCATGGAGCTGATTGCTCCCGCCCACGTCGACAACCCGTTCCACTTCAGCTTCCGTGCGCCAGAAAACCTGCCCAACCCGCTGCTGCGGATGGAAAAAGTCAGCGCAGGCTACGGTGAGCGGGTGATCCTGAACTCCATCAAACTGAACCTGGTCCCTGGTTCACGTATTGGCCTGCTGGGCCGAAACGGGGCGGGTAAATCCACCTTAATCAAACTGCTGGCCGGTGAATTACAGCCGCTTCAGGGTGACATTGGCCTCGCCAAAGGGATCAAGCTTGGCTACTTCGCCCAGCATCAGCTGGAATACCTGCGTGCCGATGAATCACCGCTTCAGCACCTGGCTCGTATTGCCCCGCGGGAGCTGGAACAGCAGCTGCGCGACTATCTGGGCGGCTTTGGTTTCCAGGGGGATAAAGTCACTGAGCAAACGGCGCGTTTCTCCGGCGGCGAAAAAGCCAGGCTGGTGCTGGCGCTGGTCGTCTGGCAGCGTCCTAACCTGCTGCTACTCGATGAACCGACGAACCACCTCGACCTTGACATGCGTCAGGCGCTGACCGAAGCGCTAATCGACTTTGAAGGCGCGCTGGTTGTGGTTTCGCACGACCGTCATCTGTTGCGCTCCACTACGGACGATCTCTACCTGGTACATGACGGCAAAGTGGAAGCTTTCGATGGTGACCTCGAGGATTACCAGCAGTGGCTGAGCGACCTGCAAAAGCAGGAAAACCAGCCCGCTGAGGCAGCGAAGGATAACGCCAACAGCGCCCAGGCCCGTAAGGACCAGAAGCGCCGTGAGGCCGAACTTCGCACACAGACCCAGCCGCTGCGCAAGCAAATCACTCAACTCGAAAAGCAGATGGAAAAGCTGAACGCTCAGCTTGCAGAGGTAGAAGAGAAACTGGCAGACAGCGCGATCTACGACCAGAGCCGTAAAGCCGAGATGAACGAATGCCTGCAAACACAGGTAAAAGTGAAGTCGGCGCTGGAAGAGTGCGAGATGGAGTGGCTGGACGCTCAGGAACAGCTTGAGCAGATGTTACAGGGCGACTAAACGCTAAGTTTCCCTCTCCTCGCGAGGAGAGGGTTTACCATCAGCGCCAGATAAGCAGCACGCAGGCCGCGGTTAACACGCCCATGCTGACGTTGAAAATAGCCCAGGAACGGCGGCTACGCAGGAGCAAGCCAATCAGGCTGCCAAAGGCTATCCAGATAACCCCGGCCACAATGTTCACCAGCGCAATCCCGACGCTAATCATCGCCACGGAATGCAGGTAGGCAGCGCCCGCCAGGCTAAAACTCGCTACCGCGCCAAGCGCCATCAGCCAGGCTTTGGGGTTAATCACCTGCAGCAGGCCACCTTGCCAGAAAGGCACCGGCGACGGTGGGGCTGCATCCGTTTCCAGCCGCTCGTATTTCGCCGTGCCAATTTTCCAGGCCAGCCACAAAAGGTAAACGCTCCCGGCAATCTTCAGGATAAGGTGCAGAGCGGGATAAAGCAGGATTAAGCTCCCCACGCCAAAGGCAACAAGCACTAGAATGCACTGCATCCCAAGCATGATGCCAATCATCAGCGGCAGGCTGCGGAAGAAACCGTAATTCGCCCCGGATGCGGTAAGTAGCGTATTATTGGGGCCAGGTGTGATCGCGGCGACCCAGAGAAAGCCCAGCATCGAAAGAAAAAGCGTTAAGTCCATGAATTGGGTGCTCCACACCCGAAGAATAATTAGCGAACTAAACGAAACTAACAGTGTGATATGGCCAGTACAAGTCCTTTAGAATTGAATATTCATCATGATGAAGGTGACGATTTCCGCCCGATGCGCGGACTCAGTAACCCGCATCTGCAAACCATGATCCCACGTTTGATTCGTCGTCGAATCAATTTCAAACCCCACTGGCAACGACTCGATATGCCGGACGGGGATTTTGTCGATCTTGCGTGGAGTGAAGATCCGCAAACCGCCAGGCACAAACCGCGTCTGGTAGTGTTTCACGGGCTGGAAGGCAGCCTTTACAGCCCCTACGCCCACGGCATGATAGAAGCGGCGAAAAAACGCGGCTGGTTAGGCGTGGTGATGCATTTTCGCGGCTGCAGCGGCGTGCCAAACCGTAAAGAACGCATTTACCACTCTGGCGAAACGGAAGACGGCACCTACTTCCTTGAATGGTTGAATCAGCGCTACGGTGAAGTCCCGACCGCTGCCGTTGGCTTCTCGCTGGGCGGGAATATGCTCGCCTGCCTGATGGCCAAACAGGGCGCGGCCTGCACGCTGAAGGCAGGGGTGATTGTTTCCGCCCCGCTGATGCTTGAGCAGTGCTGCTATCACATGGAACAGGGCTTCTCACGCGTCTATCAGCATTACCTGCTAAACCTGCTGAAGAAAAATGCCGCTCGCAAGCTGAAGAGCTACCCGGGCTCGCTGCCTATCGACCTTCGCAAACTTAAAAGCCTGCGCCGTATTCGCGAGTTCGATGATTTAATTACCTCGAAGATCCACGGCTTTGCCGACGCGCTGGACTACTATCGCCAGTGCAGCGCCATGCCGCTGTTGCCGGATATCGCCTCCCCAACGCTGATTATCCACGCTAAAGACGACCCGTTTATGGACCACCATGTCATCCCGGATCGCGAAACGCTGCCGCCAAATATCCAGTACCAGCTCACGACTTACGGCGGCCACGTTGGCTTTGTGGGCGGTACTCCGCTGCGCCCGCAGATGTGGCTTGAGCAGCGTATTCCCGACTGGCTAACCCGCTTCCTGGACCACTGAAATGATCATTCCCTGGCAAGACCTCGCCCCTGAAACTCTCGACAGTTTGATTGAATCTTTTGTATTACGCGAAGGCACCGATTATGGTGAACAGGAGCGCTCGCTGACGCAAAAAGTCGCCGACGTGAAGCGCCAGTTACAAAGCGGCGAAGCCGTGCTGGTCTGGTCTGAGCTCCATGAAACGGTGAACATTATGCCGCGCGGGCAATTTCGCGGCTGACTGCTAACTGGCGGGGTGATCTATACTGGCTGAAAAGTATAACGAGCAGATACAGACCTCTTTTCCGATACCTCACGGAGTTTTCACCCTATGTCAGCCAAACACCCGGTTATTGCGGTAACAGGTTCCAGCGGCGCCGGAACCACCACCACCAGCCTCGCTTTTCGCAAGATTTTCCAGCAGCTCAACCTGCGTGCCGCCGAAGTTGAGGGCGACAGTTTCCACCGTTATACCCGTCCTGAAATGGACATGGCTATCCGTAAGGCACGCGATGCTGGCCGCCATATCAGCTACTTTGGGCCGGACGCCAACGACTTCGGGTTGCTGGAACAAACCTTTATTGAATACGGGCAGACCGGCAAAGGACAATCGCGTAAGTACCTGCATACCTACGATGAAGCCGTGCCGTGGAATCAGGTACCGGGGACTTTTACCCCGTGGCAGCCGCTCCCGGAGCCCACTGACGTCCTGTTTTATGAAGGTTTGCACGGTGGGGTGGTCACCCCTCAACATAACGTCGCCGACTGCGTAGATTTACTGGTGGGCGTGGTTCCCATCGTTAACCTGGAGTGGATTCAGAAACTGGTGCGAGACACCAGCGAACGCGGTCATTCGCGGGAAGCGGTGATGGATTCCGTTGTGCGCTCCATGGACGATTACATCAACTACATTACGCCCCAGTTCTCACGCACTCATATTAACTTCCAGCGCGTTCCAACGGTTGATACCTCTAACCCATTTGCCGCGCGGGCAATTCCCTCGCTGGACGAAAGCTTCGTAGTGATTCACTTCCGCGGGCTGGATGATATCGATTTCCCTTATCTGCTGGCCATGCTGCAGGGTTCGTTTATCTCCCACATCAATACATTGGTGGTTCCGGGAGGGAAAATGGGGCTGGCGATGGAGCTGATTATGGCCCCGCTGGTGCAGCGGCTGGCGGAAGGCAGAAAAATTGCCTGATGGCACAAGGGCGGTATCTACACCGCCCTTTTCACTTTACGCTTCAATAATTTCGTAGCTGTGGCTAATCTCCGCGGCTTTCTCAAGCATCAGCGTTACCGAGCAATATTTTTCTGCAGTCAGCTCAACGGCGCGGGCAACCGCACTCTCTTTCAGCTCTTTCCCGGTCACAACAAAATGCAGATGGATGCGGGTAAACAGACGCGGCGCTTCTTCACGACGCTCAGAAGTCAGCTTCACCTCACAATCCGTTACGTCATGGCGGCCTTTTTGCAGAATCGACACCACGTCAATTGAGCTACACCCGCCCGCGGCCATCAGCAGCATTTCCATCGGGCTGGGTGCTTTGTCCCCAGAGTTACCGTCCATCAGGATTTGGTGACCAGAAGCGGATTCTCCGAGGAAGGTCATGCCTTCCACCCATTTAACTCGTGCCTGCATTTTACCTACTCCAGTTGAGAAAATATTCTTTCAGATTACGCGTCTACGTGAAAACTGGCAACGTAAGGCGATCCAGGTCATGCTGAAACGAGACAATACAAGACACTTACCAAAAGCTATGCTAAAACAATCCGGATGCTGCTGCGATACAGAGACGTTTATGCCGTAAGCAGAGGAAATGACTAATTACAGGCCGCAGGAGTGACCTGCCCGCCAGTTCCCAGGGTATGGGAAAATTTCACGATTGCAACGCCAGACAAGAGGTTTCGCGTCTTGTCTTTGGTAGCCAGTTTATAACAGAGGATAACCGCGCATGGTGCTTGGCAAACCGCAAACAGACCCGACTCTCGAATGGTTCTTGTCTCATTGCCACATTCATAAGTATCCGTCGAAGAGCACGCTGATTCACCAGGGTGAAAAGGCGGAGACGCTGTACTACATCGTCAAAGGCTCCGTAGCTGTTCTGATTAAAGATGAAGAAGGCAAGGAGATGATCCTTTCTTATCTGAATCAGGGTGATTTCATTGGTGAATTAGGTTTGTTCGAAGAAGGTCAGGAGCGTAGCGCCTGGGTTCGTGCCAAAACAGCCTGCGAAGTAGCTGAAATTTCCTATAAAAAATTCCGTCAGCTGATTCAGGTCAACCCGGACATCCTGATGCGCCTGTCTTCCCAGATGGCGCGCCGCCTGCAGGTCACTTCTGAGAAAGTTGGCAACCTGGCTTTCCTCGACGTGACTGGCCGCATCGCCCAAACGCTACTTAACCTGGCTAAACAGCCGGGCGCCATGACCCACCCGGACGGGATGCAGATCAAAATCACCCGCCAGGAAATCGGTCAGATCGTGGGCTGCTCCCGCGAAACCGTTGGCCGTATTCTGAAAATGCTGGAAGACCAGAACCTCATCTCCGCACACGGTAAAACGATTGTCGTTTACGGCACTCGTTAATTAGCGCTCATCAGGCGTGTCGCTTCGGTAACACGCCTTTTTTGTCTCTACAATTTAGGCCATGTGGAAGAGATTAATTTACCACCCGGAAGTTAACTACGCGCTTCGGCAAACGCTGGTGCTTTGTCTTCCCGTGGCTATTGGCCTGATGCTTGGCAGCCTGCAAAATGGTCTGCTTTTCTCGTTAGTCCCTGCCTGCTGCAACATTGCCGGGCTGGACACACCGCACAAACGCTTCTTTAAACGTTTGATTATCGGCGGCAGCCTGTTCGCCGTCAGCAGCCTTATCCTGCAGCTTTTGCTGCTGTATACCCACATCCCGTTACCGGCGATATTGATAGTCATGGCGTTGTTACTCGGCGTGACGGCGGAAATCAGCTCACTTCACGCACGCCTGCTGCCAGCCTCACTGATTGCCGCCATTTTTACGCTCAGCATGGCCGGCAACATGCCTATCTGGAAACCGATGGTGCTCTATATCTTCGGCACCATCTGGTACGGCGCCTTCAACTGGTTCTGGTTCCGGCTATGGCGAGAGCAACCGCTCAGAGAGTCGCTCAGCCTGCTGTACCGCCAGCTGGCGGACTACTGCGAAGCAAAATACAGCCTGCTAACCCAGCATACCGATCCGGAAAAGGCGCTACCGCCGCTGCTTGCCCGCCAGCAAAAAGCCGTCGACCTAATAACCACCTGTTATCAGCAGCTGCATATGCTGTCGGCCAACCAACAAAACGGCTACAAGCGCCTGTTACGCGCTTTTCAGGTCGCACTGGATTTGCAGGAACACATTTCGGTTAGCCTGCATCAGCCTGAGGAGGTGCAAAAGCTGGTTGAGCAAAGCCATGCCGAGGCCGTGATCCGCTGGAACGCCCGGACTATCGCCGCGCGCCTGCGCGTGCTGGCGGACGATATTCTTTATCACCGCTATCCGACGCGCTTTACCATGGACAAGCAAATAGATGCGCTGGAAAAAATCGCCCGTCAAAACCCGGATAACCCGGTGGGGCAGTTTTGCCATTACCACTTCAGCCGAATTGCTCGGGTACTGAAAACGCAGCGGCCGCTGTACGTGAGGGATTTAATGGAGGACAGGGAACGCCGTCTGCCGTTTTTCCCGGCCCTGAAAAGCTACCTCTCGTTCAAATCCTCCGCGTTGCGCAGCTCCGCGCGTTTAGGCGTGATGCTGACAATTGCCAGCCTGCTGGGATCCTTCCTACACCTGCCTAAGCCTTACTGGATCCTGATGACGGTGATGTTTGTGACGCAAAACGGCTACGGTGCAACACGGGTGCGTATTGTTCACAGGGCGGCAGGCACCATGGCAGGGCTGTGCATCGCCGGCATCACCCTACACTTCCACGTCCCGGACAGCTACACCCTGTTGGCGATGTTAATCATTACGCTGGTGAGCTATCTGTTTATCCGCAAAAGCTACGGCTGGGCCACCATTGGCTTTACCGTCACGGCGGTATATACCCTGCAACTCATCACGCTTAGCGCAGAAAGTTATATTATCCCAAGGCTGATAGACACCCTGCTCGGCTGCCTGATTGCCTTTGGCGGTATGATCTGGCTTTGGCCACAATGGCAAACCGGCCTGCTGCGCCAAAACGCCCACGACGCGCTGGAGGCGGATCAGGATGCTATCCGGCTGATATTAAGCAACGACCCTGAACCTACGCCGCTGGCCTGGCAACGCATGCGGGTCAACCAGGCGCATAATGCGCTGTTCAACTCGCTCAATCAGGCGATGCAGGAGCCAGGATTTGACTCTCACTACCTGGCAGACATGAAATTGTGGGTGACCCACAGCCAGTTCATCGTCGAGCATATCAACGCCATGACCACCCTCGCGCGCGAACACAACATGCTGACGCCGGACCTGGCGCAAAGGTATCTCCAGTCGTGTGAAATTGGGTTACAGCGCTGCCAGCAAAGGCTGGAGTATGACGGGCCTGGCGGGTCGAACGACGCCAATATCCTGGAATCGGATACGCTGCCCACGGGGCCGTTAAGCACCATGGAGCAGCATTTACAGCGGATTATTGGCCACCTCAACACCATGCATACCATCTCCTCGGTAGCCTGGCGCCAGCGGCCTCATCATGGGATCTGGCTGAGCCGCCGTCTGCGGCGCTCGGGTTAACCTTAGCCCGCCAGCACGTTGGCAACAGCGTTGGCGAAACGCTGCATCCCCGCCAGAATATCCGCGTCCTCGACAATAAGCGAAGGCGCGAAGCGCATGACGTCCGGCCCGGCGTTCAACACCATCACACCTTCTGCCGCTCCGGCGTACAGAAATTCGCGGGCGCGTCCTTTGTACTTCTCGTTAAGCTCAGCCCCAATCAACAGCCCCATGCCGCGAATGTCGCTGAACAGATCAAACTGTGCGTTTATCTTTTGCAGTTGTTCAACGAAAATCTGACGTTTGGCCGCCACCCCTTTCAGGACCTCTGGCGTGTTGATGATATCGAAAGCCGCCCCGGCCACCGCACACGCCAGCGGATTACCGCCGTAGGTAGAGCCGTGACTGCCTACGTGGAACGCGGAGGCAATTTCATTGGTGGTCAGCATTGCGCTAACCGGGAAACCGCCGCCGAGCGCTTTAGCGCTGGTCAAAATATCCGGAGTGACGCCGTAGTTGATATAAGCGAAGAGCTCGCCCGTGCGCCCCATTCCGGACTGCACTTCGTCAAAGACCAGCAGCGCCTGGTGCTCATCACACAAATCGCGCAGCCCCTGCAGGAATTCCGGCGTCGCGGCAGTTACTCCGCCCTCGCCCTGAATCGGCTCCACCACCACCGCGCAGGTATGATCGTCCATCACCGCTTTCACCGCCGCGAGATCGTTATACGGCACATGAATAATATCGGCAGGTTTAGGGCCAAAGCCGTCGGAGTATTTAGCCTGCCCACCTACGGAAACGGTGAACAGCGAACGTCCGTGAAACGCATTGTAGAAGGCGATGATTTTGCTTTTGTACGGGCTATGGCGAGTCGAAGCATAGTAACGAGCCAGCTTAAAGGCCGTTTCGTTCGCTTCGGTGCCGGAGTTCATAAAGACGACGCGCTCGGCAAAGGTGGCATCAATCAGCTTACGGGCAAGCTTCAGGGCTGGCTCATTGGTAAAGACGTTGCTGGTATGCCACAGGGTTTCACCCTGGGTTTTCAGCGCCTCCACCAGCGTGGGATGACAATGTCCCAGCGCGGTTACGGCAATTCCCCCGGCGAAATCTACGTACTCCTTCCCGGCGGAGTCCCACACGCGGCTGCCTTTTCCTTTCACTGGAATAAATTCTGCTGGTGCATAAATCGGCAGAATCACTTCATCGAAGGTTGCCCGCGTAACCGCTGATTGTTCAGTTGCCATTTATTCCCCACCCGTTTTTATGCGTTAGACATGAATGAAAATATAATCACGAAATATGCATAAAAAACCAAACTCAGGCAAGTAACAATTCATCTCTGGAGGAAATTCGCCAGCAGCGCATGCCCCTGCTCGCTGAGAATGCTTTCCGGGTGGAACTGCACGCCTTCCAGATCCAGCGCGCGGTGACGGATGCCCATGATTTCCTGCTTGTCCGTCCAGGCCGTAACCTCAAAACAGTCAGGCAAGGTGTCAGGATCAACGATCAGCGAGTGATAGCGCGTCACGATCAGCGGATTATTCAGCCCGCGGAATACGCCGCTGCCGTTGTGGCTAATGGAGGAGGTTTTGCCGTGCATCACCTGCTCAGCCCGCACGATAGTGGCCCCAAATGCCTGCGCAATGGCCTGATGCCCAAGACAAACGCCAAGAATCGGTAACTGCCCGGCGAAGTGATTAATTGCGGCAAGTGAGATACCCGCCTCGGTCGGCGTACAGGGGCCAGGGGAGATCACCAGTTTTTGCGGTGCCAGACGCTCAATATCGTCCAGCCCAATGTCGTCGTTACGCTTAACCAACACCTCCTCACCCAGCTCACAAAAATACTGGTAGAGGTTCCAGGTGAAGGAATCATAGTTGTCGATAAGCAGTAACATGGCGGCTCCAGGGCAAAAAAGAACGCGCTATTCTAGTCGCTTTCCGACGCCAGGCTCACCACTTATTGAAATTCTCTGCTTCAGGGAAGGGGTAGCACGGGCGAAAAACGCCCGTGCGGGCATGCTTACGGCAGAACCTTCGCGGATAGGATCACGATAGGTTTAGTCGGCACATTCTGGTAAGGGCCGACGTCATGGCTTGGTGCCTGGGAAATTTTATCGGCAACGTCCAGACCTTTTACCACTTTGCCAAATACGGCGTAGCCAAAGTCGCGCTGGCCATGGTCCAGGAAGGCGTTATCGGCCACGTTGATAAAGAACTGGCTGGTGGCGCTGTCTTTGTCTGCGGTGCGCGCCATAGAAATGGTGCCACGAGTATTACGCAGACCGTTGTCCGCTTCGTTCTTAATTGGCGGGTTAGGCTGCTTCTGATTCATATCTTCGGTAAAGCCGCCGCCCTGAATCATAAAGCCCGGGATCACGCGGTGGAAGGTGGTGTTGTTATAAAAACCGCTGTTGACGTAATCCACGAAGTTTTTGACCGAAATCGGCGCTTTTTGGCTATTTAACTCAAGCTCAATATTGCCAGCCGAGGTGGTCAACAGGACGTGCGGGTCGCCTTTTGCAGCCAGCGCCGCAGGTGAAAGCGCAGAGAGGGCGAATACAGCTGCAACAGCCGCCAGTGTCGATTTGAGCATGAACAATTCCTTACGAAGGCAGTGAGTGAAGCAAGTGGCTTGATTGTAAAGAGGCACCGCAGCCGACGCCAGCCATTTACGGTTTTTTACTTACACGCAAATCAACGAGTTGCAGCGCCAACCTGCTGAAATAGATTGAAATATGTGACGCACTTCATGATTCACTCAGTTTATTTCAGCAATAAATTCATAATTCATTTAAATAGATCACGCAAATG
This Klebsiella michiganensis DNA region includes the following protein-coding sequences:
- a CDS encoding ABC transporter ATP-binding protein, producing MIVFSSLQIRRGTRVLLDNATATINPGQKVGLVGKNGCGKSTLLALLKNEISADGGSASFPGNWQLAWVNQETPALAMPAIEYVIDGDREFRKLEAELNAANERNDGHAIALVHGKLDAVDAWTIRSRASSLLHGLGFSNEQLEHPVSDFSGGWRMRLNLAQALICRSDLLLLDEPTNHLDLDAVIWLERWLKSYQGTLILISHDRDFLDPVVDKIIHIEQENMFEYTGNYSSFEIQRATRLSQQQSMYESQQQKVAHLQSFIDRFKAKASKAKQAQSRVKMLERMELIAPAHVDNPFHFSFRAPENLPNPLLRMEKVSAGYGERVILNSIKLNLVPGSRIGLLGRNGAGKSTLIKLLAGELQPLQGDIGLAKGIKLGYFAQHQLEYLRADESPLQHLARIAPRELEQQLRDYLGGFGFQGDKVTEQTARFSGGEKARLVLALVVWQRPNLLLLDEPTNHLDLDMRQALTEALIDFEGALVVVSHDRHLLRSTTDDLYLVHDGKVEAFDGDLEDYQQWLSDLQKQENQPAEAAKDNANSAQARKDQKRREAELRTQTQPLRKQITQLEKQMEKLNAQLAEVEEKLADSAIYDQSRKAEMNECLQTQVKVKSALEECEMEWLDAQEQLEQMLQGD
- a CDS encoding alcohol dehydrogenase, coding for MDLTLFLSMLGFLWVAAITPGPNNTLLTASGANYGFFRSLPLMIGIMLGMQCILVLVAFGVGSLILLYPALHLILKIAGSVYLLWLAWKIGTAKYERLETDAAPPSPVPFWQGGLLQVINPKAWLMALGAVASFSLAGAAYLHSVAMISVGIALVNIVAGVIWIAFGSLIGLLLRSRRSWAIFNVSMGVLTAACVLLIWR
- a CDS encoding hydrolase — encoded protein: MASTSPLELNIHHDEGDDFRPMRGLSNPHLQTMIPRLIRRRINFKPHWQRLDMPDGDFVDLAWSEDPQTARHKPRLVVFHGLEGSLYSPYAHGMIEAAKKRGWLGVVMHFRGCSGVPNRKERIYHSGETEDGTYFLEWLNQRYGEVPTAAVGFSLGGNMLACLMAKQGAACTLKAGVIVSAPLMLEQCCYHMEQGFSRVYQHYLLNLLKKNAARKLKSYPGSLPIDLRKLKSLRRIREFDDLITSKIHGFADALDYYRQCSAMPLLPDIASPTLIIHAKDDPFMDHHVIPDRETLPPNIQYQLTTYGGHVGFVGGTPLRPQMWLEQRIPDWLTRFLDH
- a CDS encoding phosphoribulokinase, with translation MSAKHPVIAVTGSSGAGTTTTSLAFRKIFQQLNLRAAEVEGDSFHRYTRPEMDMAIRKARDAGRHISYFGPDANDFGLLEQTFIEYGQTGKGQSRKYLHTYDEAVPWNQVPGTFTPWQPLPEPTDVLFYEGLHGGVVTPQHNVADCVDLLVGVVPIVNLEWIQKLVRDTSERGHSREAVMDSVVRSMDDYINYITPQFSRTHINFQRVPTVDTSNPFAARAIPSLDESFVVIHFRGLDDIDFPYLLAMLQGSFISHINTLVVPGGKMGLAMELIMAPLVQRLAEGRKIA
- a CDS encoding Crp/Fnr family transcriptional regulator (cAMP receptor protein; complexes with cyclic AMP and binds to specific DNA sites near the promoter to regulate the transcription of several catabolite-sensitive operons), coding for MVLGKPQTDPTLEWFLSHCHIHKYPSKSTLIHQGEKAETLYYIVKGSVAVLIKDEEGKEMILSYLNQGDFIGELGLFEEGQERSAWVRAKTACEVAEISYKKFRQLIQVNPDILMRLSSQMARRLQVTSEKVGNLAFLDVTGRIAQTLLNLAKQPGAMTHPDGMQIKITRQEIGQIVGCSRETVGRILKMLEDQNLISAHGKTIVVYGTR
- a CDS encoding membrane protein; translated protein: MWKRLIYHPEVNYALRQTLVLCLPVAIGLMLGSLQNGLLFSLVPACCNIAGLDTPHKRFFKRLIIGGSLFAVSSLILQLLLLYTHIPLPAILIVMALLLGVTAEISSLHARLLPASLIAAIFTLSMAGNMPIWKPMVLYIFGTIWYGAFNWFWFRLWREQPLRESLSLLYRQLADYCEAKYSLLTQHTDPEKALPPLLARQQKAVDLITTCYQQLHMLSANQQNGYKRLLRAFQVALDLQEHISVSLHQPEEVQKLVEQSHAEAVIRWNARTIAARLRVLADDILYHRYPTRFTMDKQIDALEKIARQNPDNPVGQFCHYHFSRIARVLKTQRPLYVRDLMEDRERRLPFFPALKSYLSFKSSALRSSARLGVMLTIASLLGSFLHLPKPYWILMTVMFVTQNGYGATRVRIVHRAAGTMAGLCIAGITLHFHVPDSYTLLAMLIITLVSYLFIRKSYGWATIGFTVTAVYTLQLITLSAESYIIPRLIDTLLGCLIAFGGMIWLWPQWQTGLLRQNAHDALEADQDAIRLILSNDPEPTPLAWQRMRVNQAHNALFNSLNQAMQEPGFDSHYLADMKLWVTHSQFIVEHINAMTTLAREHNMLTPDLAQRYLQSCEIGLQRCQQRLEYDGPGGSNDANILESDTLPTGPLSTMEQHLQRIIGHLNTMHTISSVAWRQRPHHGIWLSRRLRRSG
- the argD gene encoding acetylornithine aminotransferase (DapATase; bifunctional enzyme that functions in arginine and lysine biosynthetic pathways; catalyzes the formation of N-acetyl-L-glutamate 5-semialdehyde from 2-oxoglutarate and N(2)-acetyl-L-ornithine or N-succinyl-2-L-amino-6-oxoheptanedioate from 2-oxoglutarate and N-succinyl-L-2,6-diaminoheptanedioate); protein product: MATEQSAVTRATFDEVILPIYAPAEFIPVKGKGSRVWDSAGKEYVDFAGGIAVTALGHCHPTLVEALKTQGETLWHTSNVFTNEPALKLARKLIDATFAERVVFMNSGTEANETAFKLARYYASTRHSPYKSKIIAFYNAFHGRSLFTVSVGGQAKYSDGFGPKPADIIHVPYNDLAAVKAVMDDHTCAVVVEPIQGEGGVTAATPEFLQGLRDLCDEHQALLVFDEVQSGMGRTGELFAYINYGVTPDILTSAKALGGGFPVSAMLTTNEIASAFHVGSHGSTYGGNPLACAVAGAAFDIINTPEVLKGVAAKRQIFVEQLQKINAQFDLFSDIRGMGLLIGAELNEKYKGRAREFLYAGAAEGVMVLNAGPDVMRFAPSLIVEDADILAGMQRFANAVANVLAG
- a CDS encoding anthranilate synthase component II (TrpG; with TrpE catalyzes the formation of anthranilate and glutamate from chorismate and glutamine; TrpG provides the glutamine amidotransferase activity), which encodes MLLLIDNYDSFTWNLYQYFCELGEEVLVKRNDDIGLDDIERLAPQKLVISPGPCTPTEAGISLAAINHFAGQLPILGVCLGHQAIAQAFGATIVRAEQVMHGKTSSISHNGSGVFRGLNNPLIVTRYHSLIVDPDTLPDCFEVTAWTDKQEIMGIRHRALDLEGVQFHPESILSEQGHALLANFLQR
- a CDS encoding peptidylprolyl isomerase, with the translated sequence MLKSTLAAVAAVFALSALSPAALAAKGDPHVLLTTSAGNIELELNSQKAPISVKNFVDYVNSGFYNNTTFHRVIPGFMIQGGGFTEDMNQKQPNPPIKNEADNGLRNTRGTISMARTADKDSATSQFFINVADNAFLDHGQRDFGYAVFGKVVKGLDVADKISQAPSHDVGPYQNVPTKPIVILSAKVLP